CTGACAGCAGTAGTACAGCACccacacctgtaacacctgtggtGTGGGGCCTGATGTGACAACCTCCCTGGGGCATGGCTATGCTGACAGCAGTAGTACAGCACccacacctgtaacacctgtggtGTGGGGCCTGATGTGACAACCTCCCTGGGGCATGGCTACGCTGACAGCAGTAGTACAACACccacacctgtaacacctgtggtGTGGGGCCTGATGTGACAACCTCCCTGGGGCATGGCTACGCTGACAGCAGTAGTACAGCACccacacctgtaacacctgtggtGTGGGGCCTGATGTGACAACCTCCCTGGGGCATGGCTATGCTGACAGCAGTAGTACAGCACccacacctgtaacacctgtggtGTGGGGCCTGATGTGACAACCTCCCTGGGGCATGGCTACGCTGACAGCAGTAGTACAGCACccacacctgtaacacctgtggtGTGGGGCCTGATGTGACAACCTCCCTGGGGCATGGCTATGCTGACAGCAGTAGTACAGCACccacacctgtaacacctgtggtGTGGGGCCTGATCTGACAACCTCCCTGGGGCATGGCTACGCTGACAGCAGTAGTACAGCACccacacctgtaacacctgtggtGTGGGGCCTGATGTGACAACCTCCCTGGGGCATGGCTACGCTGACAGCAGTAGTACAGCACccacacctgtaacacctgtggtGTGGGGCCTGATGTGACAACCTCCCTGGGGCATGGCTACGCTGACAGCAGTAGTACAGCACccacacctgtaacacctgtggtGTGGGGCCTGATGTGACAACCTCCCTGGGGCATGGCTATGCTGACAGCAGTAGTACAGCACccacacctgtaacacctgtggtGTGGGGCCTGATGTGACAACCTCCCTGGGGCATGGCTACGCTGACAGCAGTAGTACAGCACccacacctgtaacacctgtggtGTGGGGCCTGATATGACAACCTCCCTGGGGCATGGCTACGCTGACAGCAGTAGTACAACACccacacctgtaacacctgtggtGTGGGGCCTGATGTGACAACCTCCCTGGGGCATGGCTACGCTGACAGCAGTAGTACAGCACccacacctgtaacacctgtggtGTGGGGCCTGATGTGACAACCTCCCTGGGGCATGGCTATGCTGACAGCAGTAGTACAACACccacacctgtaacacctgtggtGTGGGGCCTGATGTGACAACCTCCCTGGGGCATGGCTACGCTGACAGCAGGCCCTCATGGATCCACACTCTTTTTCCCACTGTGGTatacatcaacaacagtaacagtaacaaataTAAAGGATAACATGCAGTGCAGCAGAATGCTTAAAAAAATGtacagaaataaaaaaaggacCAATAATATCCGTGAGATTTTCATCATGATAAAATGTGTTGTTCAGCTCGTGTGTCCCTACTTTGACAAGCAGTCAGTGCATACAGTCTTGTACAGCAGGCGTCGAGAAAACAGGTGAAAGCAGTAACCATCAGCAATGGCTGTGTGAAAACACTGAGAATCTTCCTCCCCCAACTGTTCCTCTGACTGCACTATTCCCTGTCATAGCGATGACCTCAGAATCCCTACACTCCCTGTCATAACACTGACCTCAGAATCCCTACACTCCCTGTCATAACGCTGACCTCAGAATCCCTACACTCCCTGTCATAACGCTGACCTCAGAATCCCTACACTCCCTGTCATAACGCTGACCTCAGAATCCCTACACTCCCTGTCATAACACTGACATCAGAATccctacacttcctgtcataacgCTGACCTCAGAATCCCTACACTCCCTGTCATAACACTGACCTCAGAATCCCTACACTCCCTGTCATAACGCTGACCTCAGAATCCCTACACTCCCTGTCATAACACTGACCTCAGAATCCCTACACTCCCTGTCATAACACTGACCTCAGAATCCCTACACTCCCTGTCATAACGCTGACCTCAGAATCCCTACACTCCCTGTCATAACGCTGACCTCAGAATCCCTACACTCCCTGTCATAACGCTGACCCCAGAATCCCTACACTCCCTGTCATAACGCTGACCTCAGAATCCCTACACTCCCTGTCATAACGCTGATGTCAGCATTCCCGCATTCCCTAACGCTGATGTCAGCATTCCCACATTCCCGATGATAACACTTATGTCAGCATTTCCACATTCCCGATGATAACACTGATGTCAGCATTTCCACATTCCCGATAACACTGATGTCAGCATTCCCACATTCCCTAACACTGATGTCAGCATTCCAACATTTCCAATGATAACactgatgtcagtgatgtcagcatTCCCACATTCCCAATGATAACGCTGATGTCAGCATTCCCACATTCCCAATGATAACACTGATGTCAGCATTCCCACATTCCCTAACACTGATGTCAGCATTCCCACATTTCCAGTGATAACgctgatgtcagtgatgtcagcatTTCCACATTCCCAATAATAACACTGATGTCAGCATTCCCACATTCTCAATTATAACACTGATGTCAGCATTCCCGTGTTCCCGATGATAACCAGCTTTCTTTTTCATCACTCTCTGTGATTCTGTCATGTACAGAAAGATGACCACAGTTAATTTCTTTTCATGATTCTgttgcacaaacacaaatacaacttCATCACTCGTCATTCTACCACAATCATTGTCATTTCTAAATTCCATTAATCCACTCAAAATGAGCGTTGCTGTAAACTGTCATCTGGTTTCATTCAAAATAATGACCAGTACTTTATCATGCAGTCTCACTCAAAATAATGACCAGCATTTCATCTCCCCAAAATAATAACAAGTGTTACATCATTTATTCCCACTCCACACTTTGACAGcaatatgtatgtgttgtgtcccCCTAACATCCACACCTCAACAACAGTATGTGTTGTGTCCCCCCAACATCCACACCTCAACAACAGTATGTGTTGTGTCCCCCCAACATCCACACCTCAACAACAGTATGTGTTGTGTCCCCCCAACATCCACACCTCAACAACAGTATGTGTTGTGTCCCCCCAACATCCACACCTCAACAACAGTATGTGTTGTGTCCCCCATGGCCAGTGTGGCCACTGACCCCTTCCCCAGCAGTCCACCCATGGCCAGTGTGGCCACTGACCCCTTCCCCAACAGTCCACCCATGGCCAGTGTGGCCACTGACCCCTTCCCCAACAGTCCACCCATGGCCAGTGTGGCCACTGACCCCTTCCCCAACAGTCCACCCATGGCCAGTGTGGCCACTGACCCCTTCCCCAGCAGTCCACCCATGGCCAGTGTGGCCACTGACCCCTTCCCCAACAGTCCACCCATGGCCAGTGTGGCCACTGACCCCTTCCCCAACAGTCCACCCATGGCCAGTGTGGCCACTGACCCCTTCCCCAACAGTCCACCCATGGCCAGTGTGGCCACTGACCCCTTCCCCAGCAGTCCATCCATGGCCAGTGTGGCCACTGACCCCTTCCCCAACAGTCCACCCATGGCCAGTGTGGCCACTGACCCCTTCCCCAGCAGTCCACCCATGGCCAGTGTGGCCACTGACCCTACAATGACATCACAACTGAAGTGACTGTCAATGTCTctaattattttccttttttcccttttttttctatcaggcACTAATGGAACCACATCTTCATGATacacaaggtcaaggtcaattTGTCAAATTCAATGCACAGTTGACAAGAATAAAATGGACATGAAATATTGCATGACATGTTTCAAACATTCCATATATCTACACACATTTTATATGTatacttcttctttccttttattttctacaTGTGTCAATGTTTAATGTTTCTCAGTGGAACCACATTCTAACAGAGTACCCACCTTTCTCTCCACAGAATATGTAGAATTTCCACGTTTAACATTGTCACTTAGGTCTGCATGttctagcaaaaaaaaaagagttatgcaTAAAAAACAATTTCATCAAAAATATAATCTATTATCACATGTTGACCATGTCCAGAGTTCCTGATTAAATTTGAGTCTTCATCCAGTGATGACCTCTTTCTGACCTTCAAGGTGCCCCTCATCCAGTGATGACCTCTTTCTGACCTTCAAGGTGCCCCTCATCCAGTGATGACCTCTTTCTGACCTTCAAGGTGCCCCTCATCCAGTGATGACCTCTTTCTGACCTTCAAGGTGCCCCTCATCCAGTGATGACCTCTTTCTGACCTTCAAGGTGCCCCTCATCCAGTGATGACCTCTTTCTGACCTTCAAGGTGCCCCTCATTCAGTGATGACCTCTTTCTGACCTTCAAGGTGCCCCTCATCCAGTGATGACCTCTTTCTGACCTTCAAGGTGCCCCTCATCCAGTGATGACCTCTTTCTGACCTTCAAGGTGCCCCACAACTGTGAAGAGGTGCAGAACCACAGCAGGTCAAAATGCTCCATTCAATCTTTTTCACAATCACAATGGAACACTTCTCATTGTGCATAACACCCACCTTTGTTAAAACGCTCTTTGTGACCCTGATATTTTGGCATGCCTTAATCTGAAATGGTGTTAATTTCATTTCCCTGATCCCAAAATCAAGTTTTAATGACTTTTTCCAGTCTTCTAACGATGCAAACTGTAGTCCCCATTTGACAGCACCAGACTCCAGCACAGTATCTGCCAGCTCTCTGGTGCACCAGCACCGAGCAGTGAAGGTCCTGTTCCTCAACACGTGACCCTCTGGTGCACCAGCACGTGACCCTCTGGTGCACCAGCACCGAGCAGTGAAGGACCTGTTCCTCAACACGTGACCCTCTGGTGCACCAGCACCGAGCAGTGAAGGACCTGTTCCTCAACACGTGACCCTCTGGTGCACCAGCACCGAGCAGTGAAGGTCCTGACCTGTTCCTCAACACGTGACCCTCTGGTGCACCAGCACCGAGCAGTGAAGGTCCTGACCTGTTCCTCAACACGTGACCCCTCTATTGCACACAGCAACAAACTGTCTTCACTGGAAGCACTTGTTGACACTTTGAGAGTGACCacgagggagggaaagagagacagacagacagagagagagggagagagggagagtgtgtgtatgatggtgtgtgatgtgtgtgtgatggtgtgtggtgtataatggtctgtatgatggtgtgtgtgatggtgtgtgatggtgtgtgatgtgtgtgatggtgtgtggtgtgtgatggtgggttggtgtgtgatggtgggtggtgtgtgatggtgtgtgatggtgtgtgtggtgtgtgatggtgtgtggtgtgtgatggtgtgttggtgtgtgatggtgtgtgtggtgtgtgatggtgtgtggtgtgtgatggtgggttggtgtgtgatggtgggtggtgtgtgatggtgtgtggtgtgtgatggtgggttggtgtgtggtggtgggtggtgtgtgatgtgtgtggtgtgtgatggtgtgtggtgtgtgatggtgtgtgtgatgatgtgtgtgatggtgtgtggtgtataatggtgtgtatgatggtgtgtgtgatggtgtgtgatgtgtgtgtgatggtgtgtgatgtgtgatggtgtgtgatgtgtgtcatggcGTGTGGCGTATGATGGTGTgcatgatggtgtgtggtgtgtgtgatggtgtgtggtgtgtgatggtgggttggtgtgtgatggtgggtggtgtgtggtgtgtgtgatggtgtgtggtgtgtgatggtgggttggtgtgtgatggtgggtggtgtgtgatggtgtgtggtgtgtgtggtgtgtgatggtgtgtggtgtgtgatggtgtgtgtgatggtgtgtgatggtgtgtgatgtgtgatggtgtgtggtgtgtgatggtgtgtggtgtgtgatggtgtgtgatggtgtgtggtgtgtgatggtgtgtggtgtgtgatggtgtgtggtgtgtgatggtgtgtgatggtgtatggtgtgtggtttgtgtggtgtgtgatgggtgtggtgtacgatggtgtgtggtgtgtgatggtgtgtgtgtggtgtgtggtgtttggtgtgtgatggtgtgtggtgtgtgtgtggtgtgtggtgtgtgatggtgtgtggtgtgtgatggtgtgtgtgtggtgtgtggtgtttggtgtgtgatggtgtgtggtgtgtgatggtgtgtggtgtgtgtgtggtgtgtgatggtgtgtggtgtgtggtgtgtgatggtgtgtggtgtgtggtgtttggtgtgtgatggtgtgtggtgtgtgatggtggtgtgtggtgtgtgatggtgtgtggtgtgtgatggtgtgtgtgtggtgtgtggtgtgtgatggtgtgtggtgtgtggtgtgtgatggtgtgtggtgtgtggtgtttggtgtgtgatggtgtgtgatggtgtgtggtgtgtggtgtgtgatggtgtgtgtgtggtgtgtgatggtgggtgtatggtgtgtggtgtgtggtgtgtgatggtgtgtggtgtgtgatggtgtgtgtgtggtgtgtggtgtttggtgtgtgatggtgtgtggtgtgtggtcacaGAGGCAGCAGCCTGAAGTGTTGCAGTgcgtgctgtgtgcaggaagaggaCGTCAGCTGGGAGCCTGGCTCTGCCCCTGTGGCTGTCAGACACTGCTCCGTGCCTCGGTTCTGTAACACCTGTACGCcaccctgtaacacacacaccctgtgtcacaccctgtaacacacacaccctgtgtcacaccatgtaacacacacaccctgtgtcacacaccttgtaacacacacatcctgtgtcacaccctgtaacacacacaccctgtgtcacacaccttgtaacacacacaccctgtgtcacacaccttgtaacacacacaccatgtaacacacacaccctgtgtcacacaccttgtaacacacacaccatgtaacacacacaccatgtaacacacacaccctgtgtcacacaccatgtaacacacacaccatgtaacacacacaccctgtgtcacacaccttgtaacacacacaccctgtgtcacacaccttgtaacacacacaccctgtgtcacacaccttgtaacacacacaccctgtgtcacacaccttgtaacacacacaccctgtgtcacacaccttgtaacacacacaccctgtgtcacacaccttgtaacacacacaccctgtgtcacacaccatgtaacacacacaccctgtgtcacacaccttgtaacacacacaccatgtaacacacacaccctgtgtcacacaccttgtaacacacacaccttgtaacacacacaccctgtgtcacacaccatgtaacacacacaccatgtaacacacacaccctgtgtcacacaccatgtaacacacacaccatgtaacacacacaccctgtgtcacacaccatgtaacacacacaccatgtgtcacacacaccctgtgtcacacaccatgtaacacacacaccatgtaacacacacaccctgtgtcacacaccttgtaacacacacaccatgtaacacacacaccctgtgtcacacaccttgtaacacacacaccctgtgagaCACACTGTGTCAAACACATCCTTTaatacacagcacatcacacacaccatgtaacacACACTGAGTCATACACACCCTTTaatacacagcacatcacacacatcctGTAATACACACTGTGTCAAACACACTCTTTAATACACAGCACATCAAACACACCCTGTTACATACACTGTGTCAAACACACCCTTTAATACatagcacatcacacacaccctgtaacacacacagtcatacacaccctgagtcatacacacacctgaGCTCCTGAGGTCTGTAggaaatccatccatccatacacaacaGTAAGCGTGCTGTGTGTCTGATTATTCAAAGTGTACATGAGATAATGAAAGACTAGCAGCTGATGACACATCTCTGTGAGTACTGTGCTACACTGCAGACCTGCAGAGAAGAGAATGGCACCTTCAtacagtaggcctccttcggtcatggctgaccatggatagagtatatctgacctaatgtctaattgggctgtctgcttggaccaagcagtgtcgcctgtgactgtagagaccgatgcgagagagacagtctctgtcgcagtgaTCACATACACATCAttataaataaatagacacacaTATCTGAAACAGGAGCAATGTCTTCACAGAACTATAGTCggtacagacacagcagacagaggCACAATGCTTTCCTGcaaccactgtccacgcagacagacagacagacagtcaagtgAAAGGAGACGGCCTCACCATGGTGACGAAGAACCAGCTCTGTGATGTGTCATCGTTGCAGTGCATGATGCGAGCGAAGGGTCCTGTGGCTGTTCCCACATCCAGACACAGCAGATTGGCCAGCCGCAAATCATCCTTCGTCGTTTGgtaccacacctacacacagtgtacacacctgtctgtgtactacacaccacacctacacacagtgtacacacctgtctgtgtactacacaccacacctacacacagtgtacacacctgtctgtgtac
The sequence above is a segment of the Babylonia areolata isolate BAREFJ2019XMU chromosome 19, ASM4173473v1, whole genome shotgun sequence genome. Coding sequences within it:
- the LOC143293366 gene encoding uncharacterized protein LOC143293366, which produces MGGLLGKGSVATLAMGGLLGKGSVATLAMDGLLGKGSVATLAMGGLLGKGSVATLAMGGLLGKGSVATLAMGGLLGKGSVATLAMGGLLGKGSVATLAMGGLLGKGSVATLAMGGLLGKGSVATLAMGGLLGKGSVATLAMGGLLGKGSVATLAMGDTTHTVVEVWMLGGHNTYCC